In the genome of bacterium, the window TTATCTCCCGAACCATCTGACGCGTTTTCATTGCATCGAAGGTTTCCGGTTTGATGTAAATCACGTCGCGCAGACGTTTGCTGCCATTTCCCAGTGTCTGTTCACTCTGAAATACGATACGTTCCTGGTCGATGCTGTCGAGATCGACATTGAAATGTCCCTCCTGCTTGACCATGGGACGAAGCTGGAGAAAACTGAATTCAGCGGGCATGGGACTGTTCTTACCCAGTTTGACGGCGAACTCAATTTCTACCGGACAGTTGACTGCGGTTTCACAGATGCTGATAAGCAGTCTGACCGCCTGGTTGAGCGGGATAACCTCGGATTTGAGCAGTGGGGCGAACGTAAGGATCCGCGGGCCGCTCCGTCTGATGCCCTCGTACAGCCGGTCATCCTGTCCGACATAGGTCGACGCGCAGTAATCGAGTGTACCGTGCTGCTCTGCATCCGCGAGATCGAGTTCGACAAGATGCTGATCTTCGTTCGGATATTTGCGCACGATGTCCGATTCGAGGTCGAGTGCGAAATATTTGAGCTGCGAGTTGTGAAAGAGATCCCGCGTTGTGCCGAACTGCGGGTAGACCGTCGGATATGCCGGGCTGTATTGCAGGCTCGTCCCTCCCTCGACAATGGTTTTCCCGAGTCCGAGCGCAAGATTGACCACCCCGTCTTTCTGCGTCGCCTTCCCGAAGGGATAGTAATTGAAGGATCGGGCCACACCCGAAACATGCGGATAGAAATACCGTCCATGCCGCTCGCCGACCATCTCCTGAATGATCACCGCCATCCGCTCCTCTTCGATACGGTTGGAGGTGGCTTCGATGTAATTCTTGGCCTGGCGGAAGTATGTCGATGCGAAGACGTATTTGATCGCCTGTGTCAGATTGTGGAAGCGTACCGAAGGATCGGGACTGCTGTTCGGAATCATGATCGTCGCATAGATTCCAGCGAACGGCTGGTACATCGCGTCTTCGAGCAGAGAGGACGAACGCACAGCGATCGGGAAACGGGCCTTGTCGAGAATTGCACGGATGTCTCCGATCACAGTCGCAGGAAGCGCAGCCGCGAGGAAAGCACGCAGGATTTCCTGGTCTGTCACGTTCTGCACAGCAAGCGGGAGCAGATTGTTCTCCTCGATAAACTGCGCAAAAACGTCAGTGCCCAGTACGATGGTTCGTGGAATGGATACACGGACACCGGGGAAGTAATCCGCCGAGAGATATTTTCGCAGGAGATTGTCCGTGAACGCGAGACCACGGCCCTTCCCTCCAAGCGATCCGCTGCCGATACGAAGGAAGGTGTCTTCCGGGTCGTAGTCGCTGCGTGCAAAATCCGTGATAACGCCTTTCTGATCCTGGATGAGATGGTCACTGATTGCTTTGAGCAGGTAGCTGCGCAACTCCTGGGCGGACTCGAATTCCGAGACCTTCACCGGTTTGAGCTTATTGCTCAGTTCGAAGCGCGTGCGGGCTTTGAGCCAGTTACTGAAATGATCCCGAGCAGCGTGGTAGAGAATCGACTCTTCAGGGACGAAGCGCAGCTTGTCTTTGAGTTCGCGCATGTTGCGCGCATGAGCCACTTCGCTTCCATCCGGTGTGCGGAAGATAAAATCACCGAAACCGAAATTGTACTTCATAAAGTCGCTCAGCGACTGCAGCAGCATTCGCGAATTCTTGTCCGCAAAGGTAAAACCTTCCTGCTCCAGCTTCATCTGCATGACGGTATTGGAAGATTGCACGAGTATCGGCAGCTCAGGATGCACTTCCCGCACCGCCCGCGCAAACTTCAATCCCGCTTCCTCCGACATCTCCCCTTTCCGGGAGAAACGCATGTCGGTAATGATACCGAGCATGGTATCACCGTATTTCCTGTGAATGGCTGCCGCCTCTTCATACGAGGTGGCAAGAAAAATCTTCGGTCGTGCACGCTGACGGAGCAGCTTGTCCGCAAAGTTTTTTCCTTCCTCAATCAGGTCCTGTACCTGCGTGATCAGTTCTGCATATATCAGCGGGAGATAGGACGAGTAGAACCAGGGACTGTCCTCCACCAGCAAAATCGTGCGCACGCCGAATTCCAGGCAGTCGACCGGTGCGTTGCGGATATCCTCGAGCAGCTTGATGATTGCCAGGAAAAGCTTGCGGTCACCCGACCAGACAAACACATTATCGAAGTTCGCGACGTCCATGGACTTCATGAACATGTCGAATTCCACCGACTGGAACGACAGCAGCACCATGGGCAGATCCGGATGCTGACGTTTGAGATTGCCGCAGAATGAGGCCAGGTCCATATCTCCCAGCCGGAGCATGCTGATCACGAGATCGAAGTCCTGTGATTCGAGCAGGCGAAGCGCCGCTTCCCCACTGTTTACCCTGGTGATGTGCGGGGCATAATGCAGGTTGAGTTCGGAATACTCATTGAACACCGCCTCGGTGAGTTGTCCGTCTTCTACCAGTGTGTAGTAGTCATAGAGACTCGACA includes:
- a CDS encoding histidine kinase, translated to MLPYHAQDDEVTQLIHHFGVDGTIPKTHQLDFKDLMNFRINRILLVSSLYDYYTLVEDGQLTEAVFNEYSELNLHYAPHITRVNSGEAALRLLESQDFDLVISMLRLGDMDLASFCGNLKRQHPDLPMVLLSFQSVEFDMFMKSMDVANFDNVFVWSGDRKLFLAIIKLLEDIRNAPVDCLEFGVRTILLVEDSPWFYSSYLPLIYAELITQVQDLIEEGKNFADKLLRQRARPKIFLATSYEEAAAIHRKYGDTMLGIITDMRFSRKGEMSEEAGLKFARAVREVHPELPILVQSSNTVMQMKLEQEGFTFADKNSRMLLQSLSDFMKYNFGFGDFIFRTPDGSEVAHARNMRELKDKLRFVPEESILYHAARDHFSNWLKARTRFELSNKLKPVKVSEFESAQELRSYLLKAISDHLIQDQKGVITDFARSDYDPEDTFLRIGSGSLGGKGRGLAFTDNLLRKYLSADYFPGVRVSIPRTIVLGTDVFAQFIEENNLLPLAVQNVTDQEILRAFLAAALPATVIGDIRAILDKARFPIAVRSSSLLEDAMYQPFAGIYATIMIPNSSPDPSVRFHNLTQAIKYVFASTYFRQAKNYIEATSNRIEEERMAVIIQEMVGERHGRYFYPHVSGVARSFNYYPFGKATQKDGVVNLALGLGKTIVEGGTSLQYSPAYPTVYPQFGTTRDLFHNSQLKYFALDLESDIVRKYPNEDQHLVELDLADAEQHGTLDYCASTYVGQDDRLYEGIRRSGPRILTFAPLLKSEVIPLNQAVRLLISICETAVNCPVEIEFAVKLGKNSPMPAEFSFLQLRPMVKQEGHFNVDLDSIDQERIVFQSEQTLGNGSKRLRDVIYIKPETFDAMKTRQMVREINEVNADLLAARRPYLLIGPGRWGSSDPSLGIPVGFSDISAATAIVETSLPNMIIDPSQGSHFFQNLTSFRITYFTLRHYNEEHSIDWDWLSALPAVAETTYLRHVRAEEDMEIIVDGQSGQGVVLKTPFKQGDH